The genomic window TGTAGCATCACAAAGCTGGCTGTTATGTTTGATTTGAACTTTATTGAACCTAGTTTCCAAATCACCTTCAATGGTTGTTTAGTCATAAAATTAAAGAACTCAAATTGCTACCTCTCTTATCATGGCAAATGAATAGGCATTAGTTGCCTCCTCTCAGAATAAGTGGTTTTTTCTGATACTGATTATATAGATGACTGAGATTCCTCTGATGAGTTTACCATGTTCTGATTGATAATAGAAATAGAGTAATCCTGTTATCTCTAATGCATTACCCTGAGGAGAAGCTAAAGTGTGCCATTTTGTTCCTGCACTCAAATTTTCTCTTGTTAAAGCTTGCGTAGCGAGCTCATCATGTAGATATACTTTGTGGCATGAGACGTGGTAGAGTCACATTTTGATATCTTTTATGTTGTAGGTAGCTTGTCTGACAATTTATTCTGTCAGGCTGCCCTTTATTCTTTCCTGCAAGCAGCTAGCGAGATTTCATCTCGCGGGGACCAAAGAGACAGGGATATTAATGTTTTTGTTCAGCGGAGGTGAGTAAAACCCCTAACTTAATCTTTGATGATCCTTCCTGTAACTCTTATCTGCTGCAACAGATGTGGTTCTCCTTTAAATTGGAACTGGTAAATGATAACATAATAGGATAGGCAAATTTCCTTTCTACAGCTTGATAAACTTCAATTTACTGAGCTTTTGGGTTACCTGTTTTGTTGATCATATTCGTTATTTTAATTCGGCGAATGcaagaattattcttttctacttCAATTGCTTTCTTTGCCAGACTGGTTAAGTATGTTTTATTACAATGGATGTAGCAGTGCTTTTCAGTTTATTTATGAACACATGTTACATTGGTGCAGCTTACTTAGGCAATGCGCTCCCTTGGAAAATTTAATAAAAGATGAATTGTCAGCGAAACAACCAGAGGCATATGAATGGTTTTGGTCAGATCAACTACCTATGGTTGTCACAACGTTTGTTAACTATTTCGAAAGGGATCCACGCTTCATTGCAGCTACTTCAATGTATGCGATacttcataatttatttttttactttagAGGGTTTACATTTGCATGGCAGATACTGCTTCGAAAACTAAGAATGAAATTTCTATCCTACTGACAGATATGGAAAAGGATTAAAATTGGCTGCAGGCTGCTCTAGTGACATATCACTTCTCATGCTTGCTCTCACCTGCGTTGCTGCGATTACAAAACTTGGGCCGGCAAAAGTCTCTTGTCCTCAGTTCTTCTCCTTGATTCCCGATGAAACTGGCAGATTGATGGACATGCTGGTTGATTTTGTTCCAATACGACAAGCTTATTATTCCATTAAGGATATCGGTCTACGCAGAGAATTTCTTGTTCACTTTGGCCCACGAGCTGCATCGTCTAGAGTAAACGACAAAGGGGCAGAAGAGCTTGCTTTCTGGGTGGAAATTATCCAGCAACAGCTGCAGCGAGCAATTGATCGGGAGAAAATTTGGTCTAAGCTAACTACAAGCGAAAGTATCGAGGTTAGAAATATCTTGAACTAACTCTACATTCTTCCAAGTGGTTTCTTGCTTCTTAAAAGGTTAATACACGaggggaaaaaatttggtttatgcCCATTATGATGTTACAGTGGTTAGTTATTGCTAAGGGTAATTCTGGTGTGAATAAAAACAATCAACAGTTGCATTTGGTATTACATGTTCTCTGGTACTGTATTGTTTTACTGTATACCAGTGTATGAATAAAAATAGAAAGCATGTTTATGTTAGTAAACATTCACTAGAATCGTGTGAACTGGGTGAATGGATATTGTTTTCTGAAGTATATTTCTTTGATtgacatgaagaattttgtttgAATACAATGCTCGATCATGTCGACCATTAGTTGTGCTACATTTTGGTGATGTTAGTTTCGCGAAGTTCACTTCCCCTACCCTTGCTTTCATCTTTTTTATACACAATGTGTTTTAGTTTGATTATGTACTTCTCCTTTTCGTCTTTTTGACTTCGTTTATTAGGTCTTGTTCTGGTACTGTAAATGTTGTTTGTAGGAACATGCAAAATCACATTGATTAATAAACTAGGACTTGGCCTTCTATTCCTGAAACTTATTTGATTTGAGTACTTCAGTTGTTCATCATGTAGATTCAAGTTCTTAAGGTTTCTGATTGTGTATACAGGTACTTGAGAAGGATTTGGCAATATTTGGAttcttcattgctttaggaagaAGTACACAGTCGTTTTtgtttgaaaataactttgatgtcCTAGACGATCCGCTTGAGAGTTTCATTAGGTATAGCTCACTCTCCAATTGCACTTTCCtcttaaagtttttttttgtttttgtttgtttgacgTGTTTCTGTCTTGTCAATaacttgtttcaggtacctcataGGGGGTAGTGTGCTTTACTATCCCCAGCTCTCGTCAATAAGTTCTTATCAACTGTATGTGGAGGTTAGCGTGATCTTTAATTAATCTCATTTAAGTTAATAGTTATCATGGTAATAGTACGATCTTAGTTTTAAAACTCACAGGTAGTTTGTGAAGAATTGGAGTGGCTTCCTTTCTATCCAATAGAGGAAGGTGCAGTAAAACGGTGTCGATCCCACACCAGTAAAGCTAAAGGACCTCCCAATGCAGCAGCAGTTCCCCAAGTTTTGGATGTGTCCTCTTACTGGATGCAAAGCTTTATCAAGTACAGTAAATGGTTGGAGAACCCTACCAATATCAAATCAGCAGCATTTCTTTCCAGAGGGTAATAAAACTAAGTATAGGTTTAACCGTTCTGTATTTCATAGTCTTCTAACCCATTATTGAATAGGTGAACTTTTCTAAATTTGTTATATTCTGTTTATAGGCACAACAAGTTAAGAGCGTGCACAGAAGAGCTTGGAGTATTGAAGTAAGCTCATTGATGTAAACTCATCTGCAGATCTATTCCTCTTTAGACAATAATTGTTTGGGGTAAATTTAAGAATTTAATGCAACCCACGCTATCTATTTTTTACTTCATCAAGTGTGTTGGGTTTGGATGAGGTTGGGGTCCTTCAAATAAACTCCAGTGGTTTGTTTTGTTTATTAGTTTCTGTCAAGAGCAGTATGATTGACACTACGTGTAAACTTGATTCATTCAAAGTCCAAACTAATATCTAAGTGGAAAACTGAAGAGTGGACAGCCTTAACTAAACATTGTTTATGATTTTGGCCCTCCGGATTGGTCTAACATTTCCTTTTTGTTTCTACTGATACTGTTGGTTTTATACGACTCATATATGTAATCAACCTCCAAATATAAAAGCTGGTATTTGTTAGCCCAACTCTCATGATTAACTATATGTACAACATTTCTAAATTTTGCTGCAGAAACAGAATGGAGGAGAATGTGGTGGGGAATCAGAGAACTGTCTCCGGAAATTATTCACAGACTAAGAAAGAGCTGGATTCTTTTGACGAGGTAGCCATCACCCTCTTATACTGATACTAATATATGTGAGAAGTGTCTGGATTTGTTCATTCTTGATCAAATGATGCTGTGATGGTATATGGTCCATCCGTCTCTGGATGGTGGTAACCTTCTAAAAGAATGTTTTTTTAGCCTCATTCGTGCGCTATCTTCCTGCTTTCCTTTCTTACATACCGGCTTTCTGACACCTTTCAATGGTTTATTCAGGCCCTGGAGAATGTTGAAGAAGCTGTAAAAAGGTTAGAGCAATTGCTTCAAGAGTTGCATGTCTCCAGCTCTGATCATGGGAAAGAGCATTTAAAAGCCGCTTGCTCTGATCTTGAGAGGATAAGGAAGCTAAAAAAAGAAGCCGAATTTCTGGAAGCGTCTTTCAGGGCTAAAGCGGCTTCTCTTCAGCAGGTTCTTATTTGTTTCTTGTTTAAGCACATGATCTACGCTATTTGTTGTTTTTTGCTTGTATCTTAATGTTCACTTTAGTTTCTCTCCCGTCATACTTATTGAGGGAAGAAGAAGTTCTCTCTGGCCTTTGCTTTTTTCATTTGACCTTCTATATTTATAGTAGCATGTTCTGATGGGCTTTTTCTGCTAATCAATCAGGAAGAAGTTAAAAATAGTTCACAATATTTCAAGAGGAAAAACGAAATAAGTGATAATGTGGAGGGAAGTGTTAGAGATGGAACCCAAGCAGATAGGTTTGTTGCCTAGTCTTGCTTATTTCATGTGCATGTATTTATCTTCTTAAGGGTGTagtttatctcttttgttcataaACGATTAATTTACAGAGTTTGTACTGCCATTGCCTATTTCAGGGTTGTTGATAACCCTCGTGGTTTGTGGAGCATGTTGGTGCCGGAAAGGAAGACAGAATCTGGATCATTGGTATGCGCAGAGGGTCCTTTCTATGCAGCAAAATCGCAAATAATCACTTATCAGCAAAATCGCTAATAAATTGAAACGTTCATCATTGTGTAGGAAGGTGAAAGTTTAGGACAAGCTGCGGTTTCTAGTACGGGTGATATAGACTCTGATTCGAATGAAATTCGACGTTTTGAAATTCTAAGGAATGAGCTAATCGAACTTGAAAATCGAGTGCAGAGAAGTAGCCAGCAATCTGAGAATGAGGAGGTAAATTTGGGCATCTTGATTTGACATGTTCTGCTGACATTAAAGATGATAAAAGAGTTTTTCTTTTCTCGTTCAATGGCGGTTGTGTGATAAGCTTAGTGTATGATTCATTTAGTTGAGAAACTAGTTAGAAGCCACATGAAATCTGTCATCTTGTTTGCAAATAGATCTCATTAGCATACAGTGGCAGCTTAGCGTATAAATTTCATTGTTTCTCCATTTTTATTGAAATGTCCTCCCACTTATAAACCATTTCCTCCCTtctaattctctttttttttattgattttattgaattttttttaacgCAGTTAAATCTTTAAGCTTTTACCTTTGATATTTTTGGTGATTTCTTCTACACCGTTACTTTTCTAGTAACCTATTTAATATGCATCATGCATGAGCAACTATAATATCGAGATTTGTGTTCATTCTATCAGGACGTTGCTGGCTCAGGAAGCATGGTTACTTATGCGAAAGCTGCAGATGGTGGATTAGTTCAGGTTCAGAAGAAAGAAAGTTTTATTGGAAAATCAATAGACAAGATGAAAGAAGCTGGCACGGTACACATATATTTCACTATCGAGTCTGCCAGTCTGGTATCTTTAGTTCAGCTGATGTAGATGGGTAAATGATAAACAGATGACAAATGGTTTAGTTGTAGAATCATTGAAAATGTCAAAAACTTCAGGACAAGTCAGTTTTTCCATGCATTAAGTCTTTAAGTAAACTTACATGGACAGATACTACTTATATCCCTATACTGACAGAGCTGACATGTTTAGGTTGTTTATTTTGTTTGAGCAGGATGTTTGGCAAGGAACTCAGCTGTTAGCAATTGATACATCCACAGCTATGGGGCTGCTACAGAGAGTTCTTACCGGAGATGAACTGACTGTAAAAGAAAGCAAAGCGCTCCGAAGAACTGTAACAGACTTGGCATCAGTGATACCTATTGGCATTCTTATGCTTCTTCCGGTCTGTGCACACAAATTGTCCCCATTATTTCAATGCTTCCCGTGTATTCACCAGTTCTGCTATTAGCCTCCAACTGAAAACCATATTCTGATTGCAGGTTACTGCAGTCGGACATGCGGCTATGTTAGCTGCTATCAAAAGATATGTTCCATCATTGGTATGTTACATCTGAATGATTTGCGTATCTTTCCTCAAGATGTTGCATATCCTTGAGATAAACATTGCCTTGTGTTTGGCAGATCCCTTCGACGTATGGACCAGAAAGGTTAGATCTCTTGAGGAAGCTTGAGAAAGTAAAGGAGATGGAACGCAACGAAGTGAAACCGAATGACAATGTAAAAGTGGACAGCCTCATGAGCTCCGACAACCTATAACTGATTAATTTAGAGATATGATGAATTTTTTCACTCCACATGACAAGCTTTCTATATCAATGGATCAGTTCATTAAGCTActacacgtttttcttcttcttccttagttCTGTGATCTTTGATAGTAGATGGGCGTATATAAGCTTGTTTAATGTATCTGGTACTCCAGGGAGACGCCATTGGCTGCAATGTCCTGGGGAAGGAATTGGTATGCTGGCTCCCTGTAGACCTAGAGGTCACCATCTTTCCTAAACTCCGCCAGATATGTAATAAACTGTATATTTCTCTTTTACATCTTTCATCACTTCAATTGTTTTATAAATAAACATGCTATTCCATGGTTCTTTTTTCACCCTGGTATAGTTATTTTCTGGTTATGTACTAGAGTCGCAATGAACACCTTCATTCCGTTTCCCTTCTGCATTTTCTGGTAGTTGTTCCCTGGAAAGTTTTCTACATTTTCATTAGCGTTTCTTTCTCTA from Papaver somniferum cultivar HN1 unplaced genomic scaffold, ASM357369v1 unplaced-scaffold_19, whole genome shotgun sequence includes these protein-coding regions:
- the LOC113338377 gene encoding uncharacterized protein LOC113338377 isoform X4 codes for the protein MGQITILPGSLSDNLFCQAALYSFLQAASEISSRGDQRDRDINVFVQRSLLRQCAPLENLIKDELSAKQPEAYEWFWSDQLPMVVTTFVNYFERDPRFIAATSIYGKGLKLAAGCSSDISLLMLALTCVAAITKLGPAKVSCPQFFSLIPDETGRLMDMLVDFVPIRQAYYSIKDIGLRREFLVHFGPRAASSRVNDKGAEELAFWVEIIQQQLQRAIDREKIWSKLTTSESIEVLEKDLAIFGFFIALGRSTQSFLFENNFDVLDDPLESFIRYLIGGSVLYYPQLSSISSYQLYVEVVCEELEWLPFYPIEEGAVKRCRSHTSKAKGPPNAAAVPQVLDVSSYWMQSFIKYSKWLENPTNIKSAAFLSRGHNKLRACTEELGVLKNRMEENVVGNQRTVSGNYSQTKKELDSFDEALENVEEAVKRLEQLLQELHVSSSDHGKEHLKAACSDLERIRKLKKEAEFLEASFRAKAASLQQEEVKNSSQYFKRKNEISDNVEGSVRDGTQADRVVDNPRGLWSMLVPERKTESGSLEGESLGQAAVSSTGDIDSDSNEIRRFEILRNELIELENRVQRSSQQSENEEDVAGSGSMVTYAKAADGGLVQVQKKESFIGKSIDKMKEAGTDVWQGTQLLAIDTSTAMGLLQRVLTGDELTVKESKALRRTVTDLASVIPIGILMLLPVTAVGHAAMLAAIKRYVPSLIPSTYGPERLDLLRKLEKVKEMERNEVKPNDNVKVDSLMSSDNL
- the LOC113338377 gene encoding uncharacterized protein LOC113338377 isoform X1, encoding MDIKLQQNHSFIASSASNPCFSRKPIRIHFFCRKVVDINQLLCSWGSPRKRVRMRHGLLEYDKNTHCGRWVEFRKYRPAFCKPRRQGDFSLLASSDDGVTVNGTSQSSPGSDVEEMRIKLDQSLQGEDCSDGLIQSLHDAARVFELGLIKQISLLKSSWFSAAWLGVDKNAWVKSLSYQAALYSFLQAASEISSRGDQRDRDINVFVQRSLLRQCAPLENLIKDELSAKQPEAYEWFWSDQLPMVVTTFVNYFERDPRFIAATSIYGKGLKLAAGCSSDISLLMLALTCVAAITKLGPAKVSCPQFFSLIPDETGRLMDMLVDFVPIRQAYYSIKDIGLRREFLVHFGPRAASSRVNDKGAEELAFWVEIIQQQLQRAIDREKIWSKLTTSESIEVLEKDLAIFGFFIALGRSTQSFLFENNFDVLDDPLESFIRYLIGGSVLYYPQLSSISSYQLYVEVVCEELEWLPFYPIEEGAVKRCRSHTSKAKGPPNAAAVPQVLDVSSYWMQSFIKYSKWLENPTNIKSAAFLSRGHNKLRACTEELGVLKNRMEENVVGNQRTVSGNYSQTKKELDSFDEALENVEEAVKRLEQLLQELHVSSSDHGKEHLKAACSDLERIRKLKKEAEFLEASFRAKAASLQQEEVKNSSQYFKRKNEISDNVEGSVRDGTQADRVVDNPRGLWSMLVPERKTESGSLEGESLGQAAVSSTGDIDSDSNEIRRFEILRNELIELENRVQRSSQQSENEEDVAGSGSMVTYAKAADGGLVQVQKKESFIGKSIDKMKEAGTDVWQGTQLLAIDTSTAMGLLQRVLTGDELTVKESKALRRTVTDLASVIPIGILMLLPVTAVGHAAMLAAIKRYVPSLIPSTYGPERLDLLRKLEKVKEMERNEVKPNDNVKVDSLMSSDNL
- the LOC113338377 gene encoding uncharacterized protein LOC113338377 isoform X3; translated protein: MDIKLQQNHSFIASRKVVDINQLLCSWGSPRKRVRMRHGLLEYDKNTHCGRWVEFRKYRPAFCKPRRQGDFSLLASSDDGVTVNGTSQSSPGSDVEEMRIKLDQSLQGEDCSDGLIQSLHDAARVFELGLIKQISLLKSSWFSAAWLGVDKNAWVKSLSYQAALYSFLQAASEISSRGDQRDRDINVFVQRSLLRQCAPLENLIKDELSAKQPEAYEWFWSDQLPMVVTTFVNYFERDPRFIAATSIYGKGLKLAAGCSSDISLLMLALTCVAAITKLGPAKVSCPQFFSLIPDETGRLMDMLVDFVPIRQAYYSIKDIGLRREFLVHFGPRAASSRVNDKGAEELAFWVEIIQQQLQRAIDREKIWSKLTTSESIEVLEKDLAIFGFFIALGRSTQSFLFENNFDVLDDPLESFIRYLIGGSVLYYPQLSSISSYQLYVEVVCEELEWLPFYPIEEGAVKRCRSHTSKAKGPPNAAAVPQVLDVSSYWMQSFIKYSKWLENPTNIKSAAFLSRGHNKLRACTEELGVLKNRMEENVVGNQRTVSGNYSQTKKELDSFDEALENVEEAVKRLEQLLQELHVSSSDHGKEHLKAACSDLERIRKLKKEAEFLEASFRAKAASLQQEEVKNSSQYFKRKNEISDNVEGSVRDGTQADRVVDNPRGLWSMLVPERKTESGSLEGESLGQAAVSSTGDIDSDSNEIRRFEILRNELIELENRVQRSSQQSENEEDVAGSGSMVTYAKAADGGLVQVQKKESFIGKSIDKMKEAGTDVWQGTQLLAIDTSTAMGLLQRVLTGDELTVKESKALRRTVTDLASVIPIGILMLLPVTAVGHAAMLAAIKRYVPSLIPSTYGPERLDLLRKLEKVKEMERNEVKPNDNVKVDSLMSSDNL
- the LOC113338377 gene encoding uncharacterized protein LOC113338377 isoform X2 — its product is MDIKLQQNHSFIASSASNPCFSRKPIRIHFFCRKVVDINQLLCSWGSPRKRVRMRHGLLEYDKNTHCGRWVEFRKYRPAFCKPRRQGDFSLLASSDDGVTVNGTSQSSPGSDVEEMRIKLDQSLQGEDCSDGLIQSLHDAARVFELGLIKQISLLKSSWFSAAWLGVDKNAWVKSLSYQAALYSFLQAASEISSRGDQRDRDINVFVQRSLLRQCAPLENLIKDELSAKQPEAYEWFWSDQLPMVVTTFVNYFERDPRFIAATSIYGKGLKLAAGCSSDISLLMLALTCVAAITKLGPAKVSCPQFFSLIPDETGRLMDMLVDFVPIRQAYYSIKDIGLRREFLVHFGPRAASSRVNDKGAEELAFWVEIIQQQLQRAIDREKIWSKLTTSESIEVLEKDLAIFGFFIALGRSTQSFLFENNFDVLDDPLESFIRYLIGGSVLYYPQLSSISSYQLYVEVVCEELEWLPFYPIEEGAVKRCRSHTSKAKGPPNAAAVPQVLDVSSYWMQSFIKYSKWLENPTNIKSAAFLSRGHNKLRACTEELGVLKMEENVVGNQRTVSGNYSQTKKELDSFDEALENVEEAVKRLEQLLQELHVSSSDHGKEHLKAACSDLERIRKLKKEAEFLEASFRAKAASLQQEEVKNSSQYFKRKNEISDNVEGSVRDGTQADRVVDNPRGLWSMLVPERKTESGSLEGESLGQAAVSSTGDIDSDSNEIRRFEILRNELIELENRVQRSSQQSENEEDVAGSGSMVTYAKAADGGLVQVQKKESFIGKSIDKMKEAGTDVWQGTQLLAIDTSTAMGLLQRVLTGDELTVKESKALRRTVTDLASVIPIGILMLLPVTAVGHAAMLAAIKRYVPSLIPSTYGPERLDLLRKLEKVKEMERNEVKPNDNVKVDSLMSSDNL